In one window of Gemmatimonadaceae bacterium DNA:
- a CDS encoding MarC family protein, with protein MDHFALLALTSVLFIVNPIAVILRVVAMRMLHGERRTQESATEISEGSAKSDVALTPLAMPMLAGPGAISTVMVLSGQAGSTTERLAVYLAVVVTMALSWIALRLGERVVVRPGRNGDSRHDAHHGPAAGVRRRAVRDDGWQERLARGFVASLTSWLPARPPRARSAFFTSFRATRRWSAASSVWCKPCLSDWLGADTTCPCSRSMSRASGTSTRGPARDCRRETG; from the coding sequence ATGGACCACTTTGCGCTGCTCGCGCTGACGTCGGTCCTGTTCATCGTGAATCCCATCGCCGTGATTCTCCGGGTCGTGGCGATGCGCATGCTGCACGGCGAACGGCGCACACAGGAGAGCGCAACCGAGATCAGCGAGGGGAGCGCCAAGTCCGACGTCGCCCTCACGCCGCTCGCCATGCCGATGCTCGCCGGTCCGGGCGCCATCTCCACGGTGATGGTTCTCTCGGGCCAAGCCGGATCGACGACCGAAAGGCTCGCCGTCTACCTGGCAGTCGTGGTGACGATGGCGCTGTCGTGGATCGCGCTCCGACTGGGCGAGCGCGTCGTCGTCCGCCCTGGGCGAAACGGGGATTCGCGTCATGACGCGCATCATGGGCCTGCTGCTGGCGTCCGTCGCCGTGCAGTTCGTGATGACGGGTGGCAGGAACGCCTTGCGCGGGGTTTCGTAGCTAGCTTGACGTCGTGGCTTCCGGCCCGTCCACCTCGCGCCCGCTCCGCGTTCTTCACGTCGTTCCGTGCTACGCGCCGATGGTCGGCGGCGTCGAGCGTGTGGTGCAAGCCGTGTCTGAGCGACTGGTTGGGCGCGGACACGACGTGTCCGTGCTCACGTTCGATGTCGCGAGCAAGCGGGACTTCTACTCGGGGCCCGGCGCGGGATTGCCGCCGCGAGACCGGCTGA